One genomic window of uncultured delta proteobacterium includes the following:
- a CDS encoding conserved exported hypothetical protein (Evidence 4 : Homologs of previously reported genes of unknown function), with protein MRASLRFFLPHAVRCGALALMLVFLGACARSTDTLRTPADPVVAQTLWSRFTHSAQRAQKADPFRLNATLYYSGKEDSQRVTVYFWGNGENESPLPLRLDILMGPGSVMAAIREDSGGLSIYVPRDKTVYQADEGNLLAFDLPVPFSLADLSALVTGKFADLFAPPEADAEDVIRSAMQGDNGAVVYHLPEAPLPGRVTLDENALPVAWSDGENWTLTIEYWPDSTRTTPRKLYIKHAEGREATLIVRELDHPKPFTVKQLDLTVPQGTRLAPLEVRQ; from the coding sequence ATGCGCGCCTCCCTACGATTCTTTTTGCCGCACGCCGTCCGTTGCGGCGCGCTGGCCCTCATGCTGGTATTCCTCGGCGCGTGCGCCAGGTCGACCGATACCCTCCGCACCCCGGCGGACCCCGTCGTCGCGCAAACCCTCTGGTCGCGGTTCACCCATTCGGCACAACGGGCGCAAAAGGCGGACCCCTTCCGCCTTAATGCCACGCTGTACTATTCCGGAAAAGAGGACAGCCAGCGGGTGACCGTATATTTCTGGGGTAACGGCGAGAACGAGTCCCCCCTGCCGCTGCGGCTGGATATCCTGATGGGACCGGGCAGCGTGATGGCCGCCATCAGGGAAGACTCCGGCGGGCTTTCCATCTATGTGCCGCGCGACAAAACCGTGTACCAAGCCGATGAAGGCAACCTCCTCGCCTTTGATTTGCCCGTGCCCTTTTCCCTTGCCGATCTGTCCGCCCTTGTCACCGGCAAGTTCGCGGATCTTTTCGCTCCGCCGGAAGCCGACGCGGAAGACGTGATCCGTAGCGCCATGCAGGGCGACAACGGCGCCGTGGTCTACCACCTGCCCGAGGCGCCGCTTCCGGGCCGGGTCACCCTTGACGAAAACGCGCTGCCCGTTGCCTGGAGCGACGGGGAGAACTGGACATTGACCATCGAATACTGGCCGGACAGCACCAGAACGACCCCCCGCAAGCTGTATATCAAACACGCCGAGGGCCGCGAGGCAACGCTCATCGTCCGCGAACTCGATCATCCGAAACCGTTCACGGTCAAACAGCTCGACCTCACCGTACCGCAGGGAACACGCCTTGCGCCACTTGAGGTTAGGCAGTAA
- the ywlF gene encoding putative sugar phosphate isomerase YwlF (Evidence 3 : Function proposed based on presence of conserved amino acid motif, structural feature or limited homology) produces the protein MAKILYMGSDHAGLSLKNALLPALRQQGWTIEDMGTQSGDSCDYPDFAHAVCTKVLENDAFGILICGTGIGMSMAANRHKGIRAALCTHEFHARATREHNNANVLCLGERVTAPGLAVELATIFLSTEYAGGRHQKRIEKIDI, from the coding sequence ATGGCAAAAATACTGTATATGGGGTCCGATCATGCCGGGCTGTCTTTGAAAAACGCGTTACTCCCGGCTCTGCGGCAACAGGGCTGGACCATTGAGGATATGGGCACCCAAAGCGGGGACAGCTGCGACTACCCCGACTTTGCCCACGCGGTCTGTACCAAAGTTCTGGAAAATGACGCGTTCGGCATCCTGATCTGCGGCACCGGCATCGGCATGTCCATGGCGGCCAACAGGCATAAAGGCATCCGGGCGGCTCTCTGTACGCACGAATTCCATGCCAGGGCGACCAGGGAGCACAACAACGCCAACGTGCTCTGCCTCGGCGAACGCGTGACCGCGCCCGGCCTGGCAGTGGAACTGGCCACAATTTTCCTGTCCACGGAATATGCCGGGGGCCGCCATCAAAAACGCATCGAAAAAATAGATATATAA
- the cysS gene encoding Cysteine--tRNA ligase produces MQLYNSLSRKKEEFTPVTPGKVSLYSCGITAYDLSHIGHARSAVVFDILVRYLRSLGYDVTFIRNFTDIEDKIINRANKEGVPWQQVVDTYITAFHDDMDILGVQRATHEPKATDHIGDMIALIEKLIKKDHAYATPEGDVYFRVRSFKDYGKLSGRSVDELEAGARVAPDETKEDPLDFALWKAAKPGEPFWESPWSKGRPGWHIECSAMSEKYAPLPLDIHGGGQDLIFPHHENEIAQSEAAIDGPFCRFWVHNGFVQVNSEKMSKSLGNFRTIRDILASYLPETLRFFLITRHYHSPIDFTFDAMDEAEKNLRRIYETLVLTKEELSREKWVAFPLKNAFATEFDAVEKAWTAAMDDDLNTAAAMGHVNTLIHLINRLTEDKNGRKTESAKILYTRFCEAMARWGAILGLFQRDPAAFLDELKQCRAKRIALDVAKVEDLMLQRQEARKNKEYAKSDALRDELTALGVSVRDTPQGATWDIA; encoded by the coding sequence ATGCAATTGTATAATTCGCTGTCCAGAAAGAAAGAGGAATTCACCCCGGTCACCCCCGGCAAAGTCAGCCTGTATTCCTGCGGCATCACGGCGTATGATCTTAGCCACATCGGCCACGCCCGTTCGGCCGTGGTCTTCGACATTCTCGTGCGCTACCTGCGTTCCCTGGGGTACGACGTCACCTTCATCCGCAACTTCACGGATATCGAGGACAAGATCATCAACCGCGCCAACAAGGAAGGCGTGCCCTGGCAGCAGGTGGTGGATACCTACATCACCGCCTTCCACGACGACATGGACATCCTCGGAGTGCAGCGCGCGACCCATGAGCCCAAGGCCACGGACCATATCGGCGACATGATCGCGCTGATAGAGAAGCTTATCAAAAAAGACCACGCCTACGCCACGCCTGAAGGCGACGTGTATTTCCGGGTCCGGTCCTTCAAGGACTACGGCAAACTCTCGGGCCGGAGCGTGGATGAACTGGAAGCCGGTGCGCGGGTGGCGCCGGACGAAACCAAGGAAGACCCCCTGGATTTCGCGCTCTGGAAAGCCGCCAAACCCGGCGAGCCGTTCTGGGAAAGCCCTTGGAGCAAAGGCCGCCCCGGCTGGCATATCGAATGCTCGGCCATGAGCGAAAAATACGCCCCGCTCCCTCTGGATATCCACGGCGGCGGCCAGGACCTCATCTTCCCGCATCACGAAAACGAAATAGCCCAGAGTGAGGCCGCCATTGACGGCCCCTTCTGCCGCTTCTGGGTCCATAACGGCTTCGTGCAGGTCAATTCCGAAAAGATGTCCAAATCGCTGGGCAACTTCCGCACCATCCGTGATATCCTGGCGTCCTACCTGCCGGAAACGCTGCGGTTTTTCCTCATCACCCGCCACTACCACAGCCCGATCGACTTTACCTTCGATGCCATGGACGAAGCGGAAAAAAACCTGCGGCGCATCTATGAAACCCTTGTCCTGACCAAGGAAGAGCTTTCCCGCGAAAAATGGGTGGCGTTTCCGCTGAAGAACGCCTTTGCCACCGAGTTTGATGCGGTGGAAAAGGCCTGGACCGCCGCGATGGATGACGACCTCAATACCGCCGCGGCCATGGGCCACGTGAACACCCTCATTCACCTGATAAATCGCCTGACCGAGGATAAAAACGGCCGCAAAACGGAAAGCGCGAAAATTCTGTACACCCGTTTTTGCGAGGCCATGGCCCGCTGGGGTGCGATTCTCGGCCTGTTCCAGCGCGACCCGGCCGCGTTTCTGGATGAACTCAAACAGTGCCGCGCCAAACGCATCGCGCTTGACGTTGCGAAGGTTGAAGACCTCATGCTGCAACGGCAAGAAGCACGGAAAAACAAAGAGTACGCGAAGTCCGACGCGCTGCGCGACGAGCTGACAGCCCTTGGCGTTTCCGTGCGCGACACCCCCCAGGGGGCAACATGGGATATAGCATAA
- a CDS encoding Peptidase M48 family protein, giving the protein MGYSISLTPYARRLLFAAAAAVFLVCSGLSVPGAHAAWGEFTIKDEVELGKKIKASVRSSLPIVDDPEVQEYVNGLLNRILASAPPQPFDFSISVIRHNAINAFATPGGNLFVFTGLILAMEHESEVAGVLAHEIAHATQRHIAGRIAQMQKISLLSLAGALIGGFLGGDAGSAVAVGSLAAGQSAQLKYSRADETDADHVGMGYFTKAGYPPQGMVGAFEKIRRQQWFLGSSIPTYLSTHPAIQDRIQSMNVRIQSLPANLRNRKDDDTKFKRIQALIRARFSDTDQALAAFNKQVREKGASRCLALMGQGIVYSRTNRINDAENIFEEALTCAPGEPLIAREAGIFHYQRGSRDKAGILLTKAMTLNSRDHVARFYYARLLADGGNLRGAQEEYKRILLDLPDDPEVHVFYAQALGADKQLFKAYLHMAYGSLYANDKKKTQQNYDRAKSAAKTPQDEAELKRLGDAFKERTELFEGK; this is encoded by the coding sequence ATGGGATATAGCATAAGCCTTACTCCGTACGCGCGGCGGCTGCTTTTTGCGGCGGCCGCCGCCGTTTTCCTCGTCTGCTCGGGGTTGAGCGTTCCCGGCGCGCACGCGGCCTGGGGGGAGTTCACCATCAAGGACGAGGTGGAGCTCGGTAAAAAAATCAAGGCTTCCGTCCGGTCGAGCCTGCCCATCGTCGACGATCCGGAAGTGCAGGAATACGTCAACGGCCTCCTGAACCGGATACTGGCGTCGGCGCCGCCCCAGCCCTTCGATTTTTCCATCAGCGTCATCCGCCATAACGCCATCAACGCCTTTGCCACGCCGGGCGGCAACCTCTTTGTGTTCACAGGCCTTATCCTCGCCATGGAGCATGAGTCGGAGGTGGCCGGCGTTCTGGCGCACGAAATTGCCCACGCCACCCAGCGCCATATCGCCGGGCGTATCGCCCAGATGCAGAAAATAAGCCTGCTTTCCCTCGCGGGCGCCCTTATCGGGGGGTTTCTGGGAGGCGACGCCGGTTCCGCCGTGGCCGTGGGCTCGCTGGCCGCCGGGCAGTCGGCTCAATTGAAATACAGCCGCGCGGACGAAACCGATGCCGACCACGTTGGCATGGGGTATTTCACCAAAGCCGGATACCCGCCGCAGGGCATGGTGGGCGCTTTTGAAAAAATCCGCCGGCAGCAGTGGTTCCTGGGCAGCAGCATCCCTACTTACCTCTCCACCCACCCGGCCATCCAAGACCGTATCCAGTCCATGAACGTCCGCATCCAGTCTCTTCCGGCGAATTTGCGGAACCGCAAGGATGACGACACCAAGTTCAAACGGATACAGGCCTTGATCCGGGCGCGGTTCAGCGACACCGACCAGGCCCTGGCCGCGTTCAACAAACAGGTGCGGGAAAAGGGCGCAAGCCGCTGCCTTGCCCTCATGGGCCAAGGGATCGTCTATTCGCGCACCAACCGGATAAACGACGCGGAAAACATCTTTGAGGAAGCGTTAACCTGCGCGCCCGGGGAACCGCTCATCGCGCGGGAGGCGGGCATCTTCCACTACCAGCGCGGCTCGCGCGACAAGGCCGGGATTCTTCTCACCAAAGCCATGACATTGAACTCCAGGGACCATGTGGCCCGGTTCTACTACGCCCGCCTTCTGGCGGACGGCGGCAACCTGCGCGGCGCGCAGGAGGAATACAAACGCATCCTGCTCGACCTGCCCGACGATCCGGAAGTGCATGTTTTTTACGCGCAGGCGCTCGGTGCCGACAAGCAGCTGTTCAAGGCGTATCTGCACATGGCGTACGGTTCGCTGTATGCCAATGACAAGAAAAAAACCCAACAGAACTACGACAGGGCCAAAAGCGCCGCCAAGACCCCCCAGGACGAGGCGGAACTCAAACGCCTCGGCGATGCGTTCAAAGAGCGGACGGAGCTGTTCGAAGGAAAATGA
- a CDS encoding Aminoacyl-histidine dipeptidase: MKLENLDPTECFKWFEVIAAIPRCSHYEKQISDHLVSFAKERGLFVAQDALGNVCIKKPASSGMEKAPTVILQGHMDMVCVKEEGSGFDFSRDPITLVVKGDTLTAAGTTLGADNGIALAFIMALLDSKDVPHPALEAVITVAEEVGMTGAAGFDVSQLSGEYFINLDSEEEGVFCVSCAGGRRTEVSLPLATVASGGLPDDLPGGAKRAFFRINVSGLAGGHSGTAIDKERGNANRLMGRILSTLAAKYDCYLAALSGGSASNVIPSESAAVVCINTDKDGLQKELNVLCGVFKNELKAADGEGLALTAQKADAAETLLTRECFSRVVAALLLLPNGVMAMDLNITTQRMVESSANLGVVRMDGGNAIFSSLLRSSVGSKKELMYQQTVAVAECIGATASYVSDYPAWEFSPESKLRDVFKQAYTSLFKKEATVAGIHAGLECGLFFEKFKELGRKVDFIAFGPDITGAHTVNEAVKIRSVANTWNLLRKVLRLLGE, from the coding sequence ATGAAACTGGAAAACCTGGACCCCACGGAATGCTTCAAATGGTTTGAAGTTATTGCGGCTATTCCCCGCTGCTCCCATTATGAAAAACAGATCAGCGACCATCTTGTGTCGTTCGCCAAAGAGCGCGGCCTTTTTGTCGCCCAGGACGCGCTCGGCAACGTGTGCATCAAAAAACCGGCCAGCAGCGGCATGGAAAAAGCGCCGACCGTAATTTTGCAGGGCCATATGGACATGGTCTGCGTGAAGGAAGAGGGGAGCGGCTTCGATTTTTCCCGGGACCCCATCACCCTGGTCGTCAAGGGAGATACGCTGACGGCGGCCGGGACGACCCTCGGCGCGGACAACGGCATAGCCCTGGCGTTCATCATGGCGTTGCTTGATTCCAAGGATGTCCCGCACCCGGCGCTGGAAGCCGTGATAACCGTCGCGGAAGAAGTCGGCATGACCGGCGCCGCCGGTTTTGACGTGTCGCAGCTGTCCGGCGAGTATTTCATCAACCTTGACTCCGAGGAAGAGGGCGTTTTTTGCGTCAGTTGCGCCGGAGGACGCCGGACCGAGGTTTCCCTGCCGCTCGCGACCGTCGCTTCCGGCGGCCTGCCCGATGATTTACCCGGCGGCGCCAAGCGCGCTTTTTTCCGTATAAACGTGAGTGGGCTGGCCGGCGGGCACTCCGGCACGGCAATAGACAAAGAACGGGGCAACGCCAACCGCCTTATGGGGCGGATACTTTCCACCCTCGCGGCGAAGTATGATTGTTATCTTGCGGCACTTTCCGGCGGCAGCGCGAGCAACGTCATTCCCTCGGAAAGCGCTGCCGTGGTGTGCATCAATACCGACAAAGACGGGCTGCAAAAAGAGCTCAACGTCTTGTGCGGCGTATTCAAAAACGAACTCAAGGCGGCTGACGGCGAGGGGCTGGCGCTGACGGCGCAGAAGGCGGACGCGGCGGAGACCCTGCTCACCAGGGAATGTTTTTCCCGGGTTGTCGCAGCGTTGCTTCTTTTGCCGAACGGCGTGATGGCCATGGATCTGAACATCACGACCCAACGCATGGTGGAAAGCTCCGCCAACCTCGGTGTGGTGCGCATGGACGGCGGGAATGCGATTTTTTCCAGCCTGCTGCGGAGTTCCGTGGGCAGCAAGAAAGAACTGATGTACCAACAAACCGTGGCCGTCGCGGAATGCATAGGCGCAACCGCCTCGTATGTGAGCGATTACCCGGCCTGGGAGTTCAGCCCGGAATCGAAGCTGCGCGACGTTTTTAAACAGGCGTATACGTCGCTTTTCAAAAAGGAAGCCACGGTGGCGGGAATCCACGCGGGCCTGGAATGCGGATTGTTTTTTGAGAAATTTAAAGAGCTTGGACGGAAGGTGGATTTCATCGCCTTCGGGCCGGATATCACCGGCGCGCATACGGTCAACGAGGCGGTGAAGATCCGCTCCGTCGCGAACACCTGGAACCTGCTGCGTAAAGTGCTCCGCCTGCTGGGGGAATAA
- a CDS encoding hypothetical protein (Evidence 5 : No homology to any previously reported sequences), which produces MKDTHYNKDIPGSLYSEEEALIAAREVLGTVPAWYRKNKEIIEKRRVEQLHRTNEAMAEITEALERFSLVQQRFCRILDAMLSKIAVDPDSRVQ; this is translated from the coding sequence ATGAAAGATACCCATTACAATAAAGATATTCCTGGGAGTCTGTACTCGGAAGAGGAAGCTTTGATTGCCGCCAGGGAAGTACTCGGCACTGTTCCCGCCTGGTACCGGAAAAACAAGGAAATAATTGAAAAGAGGCGGGTGGAACAACTCCATCGCACTAACGAGGCAATGGCTGAAATAACTGAGGCCTTGGAGCGGTTTTCCCTTGTTCAGCAGCGATTTTGCCGGATTCTGGATGCAATGCTGAGCAAGATTGCCGTTGACCCTGATTCCCGGGTGCAGTGA
- a CDS encoding Rubrerythrin — MAETKQNLMDAFAGESQANRKYLAYADKAEKDGFAQVAKLFRAAAAAETIHAHAHLRLAGKVHDTLANLEDAISGETYEFTKMYPDMIKDAEAEGNKAAASYMKWVNAVEEVHANLYKKALAAKGKMDPVDYYICSVCGYTHEGPHDGPCPVCNAAAKAFEKVA; from the coding sequence ATGGCTGAAACGAAACAGAACCTTATGGATGCGTTTGCCGGTGAATCCCAGGCTAACCGTAAATATCTCGCGTATGCGGACAAAGCGGAAAAAGACGGGTTCGCGCAGGTCGCCAAATTGTTCAGAGCCGCCGCTGCCGCTGAAACCATCCATGCGCATGCGCACCTCCGTCTTGCCGGAAAAGTGCATGACACTCTGGCGAACCTGGAAGACGCCATCTCCGGGGAAACCTACGAATTTACCAAGATGTACCCCGATATGATTAAGGATGCCGAGGCCGAAGGCAACAAGGCCGCCGCTTCCTACATGAAGTGGGTGAACGCGGTCGAGGAAGTGCACGCCAATCTGTACAAAAAGGCTCTCGCCGCCAAAGGCAAGATGGACCCCGTGGATTATTACATCTGCTCCGTTTGCGGCTATACGCATGAAGGACCGCACGACGGCCCCTGTCCCGTCTGCAATGCTGCTGCAAAAGCATTTGAGAAAGTAGCATAA